A DNA window from Melanotaenia boesemani isolate fMelBoe1 chromosome 6, fMelBoe1.pri, whole genome shotgun sequence contains the following coding sequences:
- the LOC121641870 gene encoding protein LYRIC-like: MEQWQDAASQQVKLITNRLNELLTKGLVWLHSEFGLDLGLKPELIPPWMVLLAACTGLLFMVALWASLCRAVFKKRPVSRSVGDGIEVKSAVSKPVKSEEPKKKKKKSEKKSQPNGRAIAEPQEEAISAEEIVPPHQSPPPEVKNDKIAETKKSKKKAKQAVKDTKAVTAEGKEPEEGTWETKVSNKEKREQRKKDKSSSDGSASPGGGNTPVSVSSEQPKASSAAPPAPTNQKKKKGDSAKVKVEVIASQAKGNEAVEAAAAPEKAVKVSAHTVASKTSSWTTPRQPAPLWRAGIDESWTVIDRPIPSADLNLASLAGLGVGTGQPQPVNDLPWLSQPRVDDEWSGINGGSTDPSSDWNAPSEVWGNYEEPTPPTQEQTLPEPAKANLIGATDDDDEEKDKGDANTDGGAKTKRKKKKKKKAAEEGGTAGQVEEPVKEPVPAVTAKKQPAVHENTASIQPVKAAAVEARGDRQVKEVISQKPPVTQVPQKSSDGEPTAKQNNLPAPTQQKKAEESQGPKPAKKKKARRET; encoded by the exons atggAACAATGGCAAGACGCGGCCTCTCAGCAGGTCAAGCTGATTACAAATCGTCTGAATGAACTGTTGACCAAAGGCCTAGTGTGGCTGCACTCCGAGTTTGGCCTGGATCTGGGACTGAAGCCCGAGCTTATTCCGCCATGGATGGTCCTCTTAGCGGCATGCACCGGGCTGCTCTTCATGGTCGCCCTGTGGGCCTCGCTCTGTCGTGCTGTTTTCAAAAAACGTCCCGTTTCGAGGTCTGTGGGTGACGGAATTGAAGTAAAGTCTGCTGTTAGTAAACCTGTCAAATCCGAGGAGccgaagaaaaagaaaaagaagtcggAAAAG AAATCTCAGCCAAATGGCAGAGCTATTGCTGAACCACAGGAAGAAGCCATATCGGCGGAAGAGATAGTGCCACCTCATCAGTCGCCCCCACCAGAAGTCAAGAACGACAAGATTGCGGAG ACAAAGAAGTCCAAAAAGAAAGCTAAACAGGCTGTGAAGGACACCAAAGCAGTGACTGCTGAGGGAAAAGAACCAGAAGAAG GCACATGGGAGACCAAGGTTAGCAACAAGGAGAAACGTGAGCAACGCAAGAAAGACAAGAGCTCCAGTGATGGCTCAGCCAGTCCTGGAGGGGGGAACACACCTGTGAGCGTTTCCTCAGAGCAGCCCAAGgcttcctctgcagcaccccctGCACCCAccaaccagaagaagaaaaaag GAGATTCTGCAAAAGTGAAGGTTGAAGTTATCGCTTCTCAAG CTAAAGGCAATGAGGCAGTGGAGGCTGCAGCTGCCCCTGAAAAGGCTGTCAAGGTTTCAGCTCACACTGTTGCCTCAAAGACGAGCTCCTGGACAACTCCTAGACAGCCAGCACCATTGTGGAGGGCAGGGATTGATg agtCATGGACTGTGATTGACAGGCCAATACCTTCTGCAGATCTCAATCTGGCATCTTTAGCTGGTCTGGGAGTTGGTACTGGGC AGCCCCAGCCTGTGAACGACCTGCCATGGCTCAGTCAGCCCAGGGTGGACGATGAGTGGTCAGGAATCA ATGGCGGTTCAACCGATCCCAGCTCTGATTGGAACGCTCCCTCTGAAGTCTGGGGAAACTATGAGGAGCCCACCCCTCCGACTCAGGAGCAGACCCTTCCTGAGCCAGCCAAGGCCAATCTGATTGGAGCCACT gatgatgatgacgaAGAAAAGGATAAGGGAGATGCCAATACTGATGGAGGAGCTAAAactaagaggaagaaaaagaagaagaagaaggctgCAGAGGAAGGGGGAACAGCTGGCCAG GTAGAGGAACCAGTGAAGGAGCCAGTACCGGCGGTGACGGCGAAGAAGCAGCCAGCTGTTCATGAAAACACTGCTTCCATCCAGCCCGTCAAGGCTGCTGCTGTCGAG GCGAGAGGGGATCGACAAGTGAAGGAAGTCATATCCCAGAAACCACCCGTCACACAAGTGCCACAGAAGTCGAGTGATGGAGAGCCCACTGCCAAGCAGAACAAccttcctgctccaacacagcaaa AAAAAGCTGAGGAGAGCCAA